The Deltaproteobacteria bacterium genome contains a region encoding:
- a CDS encoding transposase, with product MQTTCSDCHAQLNVLKTRVKSALTMHIGPFIAHETLLHCKRCGAETVYASDDLHKLVPDRCTFGYDVSVHVGKALFLRHRNTREVIDELAAKNIPISASEIDYLGKKFIVYLAIAHRQRADKIKAAMQVKGGYVLHLDGTCEGNSPLLMTGLDSISEIVLGNVKLPSEKADKIIPFLREIISMFDYPLAVVHDMGRGILKAVAKVLPDTPDFVCHFHFLRDIGKDLFGNEYAIIRNRLKKHGITSRLRQRASALKKIMDDNPCLIDAFYCHVENPSGRPEATAGLSPAVIAYSLIQWALDGKNQGKGYGFPFDQPLVAFAQRLNVVYAQINRLKNVRSNDARNDHKALVKVSGDLKQVISDTVLCQTIAEIESKIKVFEKLRDAMRIAPKSGCQGLNCDGVDTNIQTIEKRVKKFHDWLSNHDKFSKNTDYGKLIAQLDKYWEKLFADPIDIKTAFGKVTIQPQRTNNIMERFFRDLKRGNRRKTGNNSMSKTLQAMLADTPLVKNLENRQYVNVLLDGKATLEELFGTIDNKAVRKELQNVKKSVDKVPAKIKKIIAKPMFSEIIQNILN from the coding sequence ATGCAAACAACTTGTTCAGATTGCCATGCTCAACTTAATGTGCTGAAGACTCGGGTAAAATCGGCTCTTACCATGCATATTGGCCCATTTATTGCCCATGAAACGCTTCTTCACTGCAAGCGGTGCGGGGCTGAAACGGTTTATGCTTCCGATGATCTACACAAATTGGTGCCGGATCGTTGCACATTTGGTTATGATGTTTCGGTCCACGTCGGCAAAGCTCTCTTTCTCAGGCATCGCAATACCAGGGAAGTCATTGATGAGCTGGCAGCCAAAAACATCCCGATAAGTGCCAGCGAAATTGATTACCTGGGAAAAAAATTCATTGTTTACCTCGCCATAGCCCATCGACAACGCGCTGATAAAATCAAAGCAGCCATGCAAGTAAAAGGCGGATATGTTTTGCACCTGGATGGTACCTGTGAGGGTAACAGCCCGTTATTAATGACCGGATTGGATTCTATCTCGGAAATTGTCTTGGGCAACGTGAAACTCCCCTCTGAAAAGGCAGACAAAATCATCCCTTTTTTACGTGAGATCATTAGCATGTTTGACTACCCTCTTGCCGTTGTTCATGACATGGGCCGGGGCATTTTGAAAGCTGTTGCAAAGGTATTGCCTGACACACCTGACTTTGTTTGTCACTTTCATTTCCTCAGAGACATTGGCAAGGACCTGTTTGGAAATGAGTACGCCATAATCAGAAACCGATTAAAAAAACACGGAATCACTTCAAGGCTACGGCAGAGAGCAAGCGCACTGAAAAAGATCATGGATGACAATCCTTGCCTGATCGATGCGTTTTACTGCCATGTTGAAAACCCATCAGGCAGGCCGGAGGCCACCGCCGGGCTCTCTCCGGCAGTTATCGCATACAGTCTTATTCAATGGGCTTTGGATGGTAAAAATCAGGGCAAAGGATATGGTTTTCCATTCGATCAACCCCTTGTCGCGTTTGCCCAAAGACTTAACGTTGTTTATGCGCAAATCAATCGGCTGAAAAATGTTCGATCAAACGATGCAAGAAATGACCACAAAGCGCTTGTCAAGGTCTCAGGCGATCTTAAGCAAGTCATTAGCGATACTGTTTTATGCCAGACGATTGCCGAAATTGAATCAAAGATCAAGGTTTTTGAGAAACTTCGGGATGCCATGCGAATCGCTCCAAAGTCAGGATGCCAGGGGCTTAACTGTGATGGCGTGGATACGAACATCCAAACCATCGAAAAGAGGGTCAAGAAATTCCACGACTGGCTCAGCAATCATGACAAGTTTTCAAAGAACACGGATTACGGGAAGCTCATTGCGCAATTAGACAAATACTGGGAAAAACTGTTCGCCGATCCTATTGACATTAAAACTGCATTTGGCAAAGTTACAATACAGCCACAACGAACTAACAATATAATGGAGCGTTTTTTTAGGGACCTGAAACGGGGAAACCGTCGAAAGACAGGTAACAACTCCATGTCCAAAACACTCCAGGCGATGCTTGCAGATACGCCTTTAGTCAAAAATCTCGAAAACCGCCAATATGTAAATGTCTTGCTCGATGGCAAGGCTACTTTGGAAGAACTGTTTGGGACCATTGATAACAAAGCTGTACGAAAAGAATTACAGAATGTCAAAAAATCTGTGGATAAAGTTCCAGCCAAAATCAAAAAGATTATTGCTAAGCCGATGTTTTCTGAGATAATCCAAAATATCTTAAACTGA
- a CDS encoding Hsp20/alpha crystallin family protein: MKNSSLVPWSRRSELTGFRREMDRLFDRFFEGWPFRPSGAEGAWAPSVDVSETANKVVVKAEVPGMDAKDIDITITGDILSIRGERKQEKEEKDENFHGIERSYGAFSRSIRLPAEVEKDKVDAAYKDGVLKITYGHKIQLDFDLFSINYGISLRYFGLSQKTSA; this comes from the coding sequence ATGAAAAATTCTAGTTTGGTACCGTGGAGCCGGCGTAGCGAACTGACCGGTTTCAGACGCGAGATGGACAGGCTCTTCGATCGGTTCTTTGAGGGGTGGCCTTTCAGGCCTTCCGGTGCGGAAGGCGCGTGGGCACCGTCCGTGGATGTGTCGGAAACCGCCAACAAAGTTGTCGTCAAGGCAGAGGTTCCTGGCATGGATGCCAAAGACATCGACATCACCATCACCGGTGACATTCTGAGCATTCGCGGGGAACGGAAGCAGGAGAAGGAAGAAAAGGACGAAAACTTTCACGGTATCGAGCGAAGCTATGGGGCCTTTTCCCGCTCGATTCGCCTTCCTGCTGAGGTTGAAAAAGACAAGGTGGATGCCGCTTACAAGGATGGTGTGTTGAAAATCACCTATGGCCACAAAATTCAGTTGGATTTTGACTTATTTAGCATCAATTATGGCATCAGTTTAAGATATTTTGGATTATCTCAGAAAACATCGGCTTAG
- a CDS encoding mechanosensitive ion channel, whose translation MHYPFKEKQTNRKFRGHSENKLPALERLGNPSLIVPLIIILMLLWLGMPLADSAEESPGRVTNEEVSSGMTPTVAENKIKEIQERIKVSEAAENDNTAQQFGVSLFDLQARTAELRETHIMYQRLLTALKEQATLYKEEDLLREKRKAQQQVGLSQKPPYSLSFYDHLLDEMTASKQEKEAAELGKRSAERAVEDARLRLQEAEKTLRRLKEQTKTAETGKDSGKFRWDLEQGTLDVELAHAILDFQKVNLENLQSRLRLAELETDIGQQSVSWVRGRLHFEQSDLEKQLQSLEKKRAELQERRGKLLREQRQIETAWLLAQQKISDARNESELVIASAFLKARVTWRETYQRVLEQTEHMLHLINQREQVWKRRYELVKDEASHEQIDVWRRDAETQIKSIDGVLSLQQSYGTNLQSQIAALEKQVSEEAVNPEIRQHLQEQRQALQKLAERSLEYLSMLLATKEPSHRLLDEIVSRREHVALWETVLAVGSKAKDVWNFELWVIDDQAVTVRKVVIALLILVLGLFMVKHFIRVMRNRLLPRMNLEASAAAALEKIIYYLGFLLIILFGLRMVNIPLTAFTFLGGAIAIGVGFGAQNLINNFISGFIIMAERPIKIGDLVEIEGNFAKVEEIGARCTRIRTAGNIHILVPNSTFLEKNITNWTLSDKMIRARITVGVAYGSPVREVKRLMIKAVSATEVFSRYLSLLCFSVISGITLSYFMHIFGL comes from the coding sequence ATGCATTACCCATTTAAAGAAAAGCAGACAAACCGAAAATTTCGAGGGCACAGCGAAAACAAGCTGCCAGCGCTAGAGCGATTGGGAAATCCCAGCCTGATTGTTCCCCTCATTATAATTCTGATGCTCTTGTGGCTTGGCATGCCGCTGGCGGATTCAGCCGAAGAATCGCCCGGGAGAGTCACTAATGAAGAGGTGTCTTCTGGGATGACTCCCACCGTGGCAGAGAATAAAATAAAGGAGATTCAAGAGCGTATAAAGGTATCCGAAGCTGCTGAGAATGATAACACAGCGCAGCAGTTTGGGGTGTCACTTTTCGATCTGCAGGCCCGTACTGCTGAACTGCGAGAGACTCATATAATGTATCAACGCCTTCTCACTGCCTTAAAGGAGCAGGCAACTCTGTATAAGGAAGAGGATCTCTTACGGGAGAAGCGAAAAGCGCAGCAACAGGTTGGACTTTCCCAAAAGCCACCGTATTCTTTGAGTTTTTATGATCACCTCCTGGATGAAATGACCGCTTCCAAACAAGAAAAGGAAGCGGCTGAGTTGGGAAAAAGGTCAGCGGAAAGAGCCGTAGAAGATGCCAGGCTGAGGCTTCAAGAGGCGGAAAAGACCTTGCGCCGCCTCAAGGAACAAACAAAAACCGCAGAAACTGGGAAAGACTCAGGTAAATTCAGATGGGATCTTGAACAAGGGACATTGGATGTGGAACTGGCTCATGCGATCCTCGATTTTCAAAAAGTAAATCTTGAAAACCTTCAGTCAAGACTCCGGCTAGCAGAACTGGAAACAGATATCGGACAACAGAGCGTCAGCTGGGTGCGCGGCCGCCTCCATTTTGAGCAAAGTGATCTGGAAAAGCAGCTGCAGAGCCTTGAAAAAAAGAGGGCTGAATTACAAGAACGCCGGGGAAAATTGCTGCGCGAACAGAGACAGATAGAGACCGCATGGCTCCTGGCCCAGCAAAAGATATCAGATGCCAGGAATGAAAGCGAGCTTGTCATAGCCTCTGCCTTCCTTAAAGCACGGGTGACATGGCGCGAAACCTATCAAAGGGTTTTGGAGCAGACCGAGCATATGTTGCATCTCATAAATCAGAGGGAGCAGGTTTGGAAAAGACGTTATGAGCTTGTCAAAGATGAGGCAAGTCATGAACAGATTGATGTCTGGCGGAGAGATGCCGAGACTCAAATCAAGAGCATTGATGGGGTATTGTCTCTGCAACAGAGTTACGGGACCAACTTACAGTCTCAGATTGCAGCTTTAGAAAAACAAGTTTCGGAAGAGGCCGTAAATCCGGAGATAAGACAACATTTACAGGAACAGCGGCAGGCTCTTCAAAAGTTGGCTGAACGAAGCCTTGAGTATCTATCAATGCTGCTGGCCACTAAAGAGCCAAGTCACAGACTTTTGGATGAAATTGTTTCAAGGCGTGAGCATGTTGCGTTGTGGGAGACGGTCCTGGCCGTGGGAAGCAAGGCAAAAGATGTCTGGAACTTTGAACTATGGGTGATTGATGACCAGGCTGTGACGGTGAGAAAGGTCGTGATCGCCCTGTTGATTTTAGTCTTGGGTCTTTTCATGGTTAAGCACTTCATCCGGGTCATGAGGAACCGTCTCCTGCCTCGAATGAACCTGGAAGCAAGCGCCGCCGCCGCACTTGAAAAGATAATCTATTACCTCGGCTTCCTGTTGATCATTCTCTTTGGCTTGCGCATGGTTAACATTCCCCTTACGGCTTTTACTTTCCTTGGTGGTGCTATTGCCATTGGTGTCGGTTTTGGCGCCCAGAACCTCATCAACAATTTCATCAGCGGATTCATTATCATGGCTGAGCGGCCGATTAAGATAGGCGACCTGGTCGAAATAGAAGGGAACTTCGCTAAAGTTGAAGAGATTGGCGCACGGTGCACACGCATACGAACGGCTGGCAATATACATATCCTGGTGCCGAATAGCACTTTTTTGGAAAAAAATATAACAAATTGGACTCTCTCAGACAAGATGATCCGGGCCCGCATCACCGTTGGAGTAGCCTATGGGTCCCCTGTACGTGAAGTGAAACGTCTTATGATTAAAGCCGTTTCGGCCACGGAAGTGTTCTCAAGGTACCTGAGCCTTTTGTGCTTTTCAGTGATTTCGGGGATAACTCTCTCGTATTTCATGCATATTTTTGGATTATAG
- a CDS encoding acyltransferase — MGSIRLFLAFAVLMSHADAFDISIIPGQVAVQAFFMISGFYMSLILAQKYKTCSVFVFYTNRLLRLFPTYLFMLFLSFGVLYAFDVGIFVYIDKFKKVFTHGVFMAVLYLWANVAVLGQEMLFLLGIDTTNYSFYWAPNGTASVKAWSYMLVPQAWSLSLELCFYLLAPLILRRSMRWVGAIFILSLALRLFIVSKGPEYDLFLRRFFPAELCLFLIGYFSYFLFTRIKEYRRKYSLGLICWTTLLAVLVFYNEINEKFSLALLAFTMFLSMPLIFNLTKDSRLDRFLGNISYPIYIIHFLIIAVFEEYFEEEYPFILLLLAVFFASLVVYYAIEAPIDRWRQRRVTPLLSYG, encoded by the coding sequence ATGGGATCGATTCGTTTATTTCTTGCCTTTGCCGTTTTGATGTCGCATGCGGATGCATTCGATATCAGTATCATACCCGGACAGGTTGCGGTTCAGGCCTTTTTCATGATATCCGGCTTTTATATGTCGTTGATTCTTGCTCAGAAATACAAGACGTGCAGCGTTTTTGTTTTTTATACAAATAGGTTGCTGCGTCTATTTCCAACGTATTTGTTCATGTTATTTCTGTCGTTCGGAGTTCTCTATGCTTTTGATGTGGGCATATTTGTTTACATTGATAAGTTTAAGAAAGTCTTTACACACGGTGTGTTCATGGCCGTATTGTATTTGTGGGCAAACGTAGCGGTGCTGGGGCAGGAAATGCTGTTTCTGCTTGGCATAGACACCACGAATTACTCCTTCTATTGGGCGCCAAATGGAACGGCCTCAGTAAAAGCCTGGAGCTACATGTTAGTCCCGCAAGCGTGGTCTCTTTCTCTGGAATTATGTTTTTACCTGTTAGCCCCCCTTATTTTGCGACGTAGTATGCGTTGGGTGGGGGCGATCTTCATCCTGAGCCTTGCCTTGCGTCTTTTTATTGTTTCAAAAGGTCCGGAATATGATTTGTTTTTGCGAAGATTCTTTCCCGCTGAATTGTGTCTTTTTCTTATCGGTTATTTCAGCTATTTTCTTTTCACCCGGATCAAAGAGTATAGAAGGAAATATTCACTGGGGTTGATTTGTTGGACAACATTGCTGGCCGTGCTTGTTTTCTACAACGAAATAAACGAGAAATTCTCGCTGGCACTGCTTGCTTTCACTATGTTCTTATCCATGCCACTCATATTCAATCTTACAAAGGACAGCAGGCTAGACAGGTTTCTCGGCAACATTTCCTATCCAATCTATATCATCCACTTCCTCATAATTGCAGTCTTTGAAGAGTATTTTGAAGAAGAATATCCGTTTATCCTGTTGCTGCTGGCTGTCTTCTTCGCTTCGTTGGTCGTTTATTATGCAATAGAAGCGCCTATTGATCGTTGGAGACAGAGGCGAGTTACACCCTTGCTTTCCTATGGTTAG
- a CDS encoding zinc-ribbon domain containing protein: MKNKIMACIQCGNAFGFTAAEQARFIARGFDRPKRCPQCRKNRVRGIEINNSGKGKNNKRRRRRRDDYEFHER; encoded by the coding sequence ATGAAAAATAAGATCATGGCGTGCATACAATGTGGAAACGCATTTGGCTTCACGGCTGCCGAACAGGCGCGTTTTATTGCTCGCGGTTTCGACAGACCAAAACGCTGCCCGCAGTGTCGAAAAAATAGGGTGCGAGGGATTGAGATAAATAACAGTGGAAAGGGCAAAAACAACAAGAGACGCAGGCGCCGAAGGGATGACTATGAATTCCACGAGAGGTGA